A part of Candidatus Dependentiae bacterium genomic DNA contains:
- the rplK gene encoding 50S ribosomal protein L11, translated as MSKKIKAYVKMQLPAGAATPAPPVGSSLGPHGLNTMDFCKRFNAETATRKGETVPVVVTVYTDKTFDFITKTAPTSELLKKYAKIAKGAKKTGSETVGTISISAIDEIVKIKMKDLNAWTVESGRKMIMGSARSLGLSVVD; from the coding sequence ATGTCTAAAAAAATAAAAGCATATGTGAAGATGCAGTTGCCTGCTGGTGCTGCTACTCCAGCGCCTCCTGTTGGTAGTAGTCTTGGGCCCCACGGGCTTAATACTATGGATTTTTGTAAAAGGTTTAATGCTGAAACGGCTACCAGAAAAGGTGAGACTGTTCCAGTTGTTGTGACTGTTTATACAGATAAAACGTTTGATTTTATCACAAAAACAGCTCCAACTTCCGAGCTTCTTAAGAAGTATGCAAAAATTGCAAAAGGCGCAAAGAAAACAGGTTCAGAAACTGTTGGAACTATTTCGATCTCTGCAATCGATGAAATTGTAAAAATTAAGATGAAAGATCTTAATGCTTGGACAGTTGAATCTGGTCGCAAAATGATTATGGGTAGTGCGCGCAGTCTTGGACTTAGTGTTGTTGATTAG
- the nusG gene encoding transcription termination/antitermination factor NusG, with product MSKRWYVLQVYTGYEDVVRADLSKRVVEEELQDLFGEIVVPSGEVVDRFVADEPRQEKIFPGYLLVQMEMNGASQRLVMQTPRVSRFLGGRDPMPLTGAEVERIFTQMSGKLSLSSEKESIVIGSEVHITGGPFVGFVGIVEGIDEEQENVTVVVSIFGRMTPVVLNFRQIKY from the coding sequence ATGAGTAAGCGTTGGTATGTTCTACAGGTTTACACGGGGTATGAAGACGTTGTAAGGGCGGATCTTTCCAAGCGTGTGGTCGAAGAGGAATTGCAAGATCTTTTTGGTGAGATTGTTGTTCCGTCTGGCGAGGTGGTAGATCGATTTGTTGCAGATGAGCCGCGCCAGGAAAAAATTTTTCCTGGATATTTGTTGGTTCAGATGGAAATGAACGGTGCTTCTCAGCGACTTGTGATGCAAACTCCTCGGGTTTCTCGCTTTCTTGGCGGTAGAGATCCAATGCCGTTGACTGGTGCTGAAGTTGAGCGAATCTTTACGCAGATGAGCGGAAAGTTGTCGTTGTCTTCAGAGAAAGAGTCTATCGTTATTGGTTCAGAGGTTCATATTACCGGTGGACCCTTTGTTGGTTTTGTTGGTATTGTTGAAGGTATTGACGAAGAGCAAGAGAATGTTACTGTAGTTGTAAGTATCTTCGGTCGTATGACGCCGGTTGTGCTTAATTTTCGTCAAATCAAATATTAG
- the secE gene encoding preprotein translocase subunit SecE, which produces MREFFKFFNEVKSELQRVTWPSSEEFFQMLVAVGVVVFFFSVVLAGMDFGFSFLLKKLMS; this is translated from the coding sequence ATGCGTGAGTTTTTTAAATTTTTCAACGAGGTTAAGAGTGAGTTGCAGCGTGTTACGTGGCCAAGCTCTGAAGAGTTTTTTCAGATGTTGGTTGCTGTAGGGGTTGTTGTGTTCTTTTTCTCCGTTGTTTTGGCTGGCATGGACTTTGGATTTAGTTTTCTGTTGAAGAAATTGATGTCTTAA
- the rpmG gene encoding 50S ribosomal protein L33 — MAKDRIIVHLECTESGMRNYSIRVPKNRKFGKIALKKYCPKLRRHTLHKETK, encoded by the coding sequence ATGGCAAAAGATAGAATAATCGTTCATTTGGAATGTACGGAGTCGGGAATGCGAAATTATAGCATTCGTGTTCCAAAAAATAGAAAATTTGGTAAAATTGCTCTTAAGAAGTATTGTCCTAAGCTTCGAAGGCATACTCTTCATAAAGAAACTAAATAG
- the tsaE gene encoding tRNA (adenosine(37)-N6)-threonylcarbamoyltransferase complex ATPase subunit type 1 TsaE: MQKEQIQDSSVYEVESTAVIVKEKILPLWEKGTIFALRGEIGAGKTTLSKELLRQLGVFDVVISPTYSYFCRYETTSGHSVYHFDLYRVESVEMFFELGFDEILFDIAHSMVVEWPEVISDLLQDDILRSRVVWIDILYDAKNPQKRDLVVSRFV, from the coding sequence GTGCAAAAAGAGCAAATACAAGATTCGAGCGTGTATGAGGTGGAGTCAACCGCCGTAATTGTTAAAGAAAAGATTTTGCCATTGTGGGAAAAGGGTACAATATTTGCGTTGCGCGGCGAAATTGGAGCCGGAAAAACAACACTTTCAAAGGAATTGTTACGACAATTGGGTGTTTTTGATGTGGTTATTAGTCCAACTTATTCATATTTTTGTCGATATGAAACTACTTCAGGTCATTCAGTGTATCATTTTGACTTGTATCGAGTTGAATCTGTCGAAATGTTTTTTGAACTTGGGTTTGATGAAATTTTGTTTGATATCGCTCATTCTATGGTGGTTGAGTGGCCCGAAGTGATTTCTGATTTGTTGCAAGATGATATTTTGCGCTCACGGGTTGTGTGGATAGATATTTTATACGATGCGAAAAATCCTCAAAAGCGAGACTTAGTTGTCTCTCGATTTGTATAA
- a CDS encoding NYN domain-containing protein: protein MVVVVDAYNVIRLFGKKTAGTQVDDSERSLFCAKMRKYAEKRKKTIKKLVLVFDGGSLAYPEKRFVGDVVEVYVGYRQIADDWIFNYVVDSRHPCCVVVSDDRGLAKKVFNFVDAVVGASDFRELVFSAMREINTHKSVALPKKTVLTEYDHMDGRSDETKDLLRILMEQSTRNVVSKKEDDAAFYDDEKIGELGKSSSKNDMRLMRILKKM, encoded by the coding sequence GTGGTGGTGGTTGTCGATGCGTATAATGTTATAAGGCTTTTTGGGAAAAAGACAGCCGGTACTCAGGTGGACGACTCAGAAAGAAGTTTATTTTGCGCAAAAATGCGAAAATATGCTGAAAAAAGAAAAAAAACTATCAAAAAATTAGTATTAGTTTTTGATGGCGGGAGTCTTGCGTATCCAGAAAAAAGATTTGTTGGTGATGTTGTTGAGGTATATGTTGGGTATCGACAAATAGCTGATGATTGGATTTTTAATTATGTTGTTGATAGTCGTCATCCGTGTTGCGTTGTTGTTTCTGATGATCGTGGTTTAGCAAAAAAGGTTTTTAATTTCGTTGATGCTGTTGTGGGGGCGAGTGATTTTAGGGAATTGGTGTTTTCTGCGATGAGGGAGATTAATACTCACAAATCGGTTGCATTGCCAAAAAAAACTGTTCTTACAGAATATGACCACATGGATGGTCGAAGCGATGAAACAAAGGATTTATTAAGAATCTTGATGGAGCAGTCGACAAGAAATGTTGTTAGTAAAAAAGAAGACGATGCCGCTTTTTATGACGATGAAAAAATAGGTGAATTGGGAAAATCAAGTTCTAAAAACGATATGCGACTTATGCGTATTTTGAAAAAGATGTAG
- a CDS encoding thymidine kinase: MQYHNQGRLEVICGSMFSGKTEELLRRLRRAEIAKKRVLTIKNHIDTRSGTTIITSHNGNLREAHPLENSPAMVNLITRMAEDADVIGIDEIQFFSTEILHALRSLVHQGKRIVVAGLDLDFRGEPFPTVASLLALADEVYKLNAICISCGENAHFSQRLINGAPASFYDPIILVGASEFYEARCRSCFVLKDNPYKAMYKPLVRTQL, from the coding sequence ATGCAATATCACAACCAAGGAAGATTAGAAGTTATTTGTGGATCAATGTTTTCCGGGAAAACAGAAGAACTCTTGCGCCGCTTGCGCAGAGCAGAAATCGCAAAAAAACGTGTTCTTACCATAAAAAATCATATCGATACTCGTAGTGGAACAACTATTATCACAAGCCATAACGGCAACCTGCGCGAAGCGCATCCGCTTGAAAACTCTCCTGCTATGGTAAATTTAATTACACGCATGGCTGAAGACGCAGATGTCATCGGAATCGATGAAATACAATTTTTTTCAACCGAAATTCTTCATGCGCTTAGATCGCTTGTACATCAGGGAAAACGAATTGTTGTTGCTGGACTTGACCTTGATTTTCGCGGCGAACCATTTCCGACCGTCGCCTCTCTTCTCGCACTTGCAGATGAAGTGTATAAGCTGAATGCAATCTGCATCTCCTGTGGAGAAAATGCACACTTCAGCCAACGACTCATCAACGGAGCTCCAGCGTCTTTTTATGATCCAATTATTCTTGTTGGAGCATCTGAATTTTATGAAGCACGCTGCAGAAGCTGCTTTGTCCTAAAAGACAATCCCTACAAGGCGATGTATAAACCTCTCGTTCGCACGCAACTATAA
- the radA gene encoding DNA repair protein RadA → MAKQKTIFFCTNCGQESARWIGCCTQCNEWNTYTEFKEAKNPKKSAPLNKVSSTVMHSLNEISTEQFPRFISGIDEWDRVSGGGILPGAFIILTGDPGVGKSTLLLQLGHALSTNDKTVFYFSSEESLQQVKNRATRIGIAHTAMQFSDQTHLETIIAIAKEQKPHIMIIDSIQSCIVESDEYSFPGTVGQLKTAAFELMRLAKENNIAIIITGHITKDGTMAGPKVLEHMVDAVFYLQGDDRFETRILRAVKNRFGTINEIGFFQMNADGMSQVSDINALVIQNASISPGASLICSMEGTRPVLVEVQALCIESKFGTPQRVISGLDHKRVVLVAAILEKYLRIKLSSQDIFFKVTGGFTVKETGSDLGIALALLSSYLQKALPPHTMALGEMSLTGHIKPISSSEKQLLEAHKFGIKNLITSHKTVAGKNKFETVTGLRSVYDLVAIFPE, encoded by the coding sequence ATGGCTAAGCAAAAAACTATTTTTTTTTGCACAAACTGTGGCCAAGAATCAGCTCGCTGGATCGGATGCTGCACCCAATGCAACGAATGGAATACCTACACCGAATTTAAAGAAGCAAAAAACCCAAAAAAATCCGCTCCTTTAAACAAAGTGTCATCAACGGTCATGCATTCGCTTAATGAAATTTCAACCGAACAGTTTCCTCGATTTATAAGTGGAATTGACGAGTGGGATAGAGTCTCGGGAGGCGGCATTCTTCCAGGAGCATTTATTATTCTTACCGGCGATCCAGGTGTTGGCAAATCAACATTACTCCTTCAACTCGGACACGCACTATCGACCAACGACAAAACAGTTTTTTATTTTTCCTCAGAAGAATCATTGCAACAAGTTAAAAACCGCGCAACAAGAATTGGAATCGCTCACACAGCGATGCAATTTTCTGACCAAACCCATCTAGAAACAATTATTGCTATCGCAAAAGAACAAAAACCCCACATCATGATCATCGATTCAATCCAAAGCTGTATTGTCGAAAGTGATGAATATTCATTTCCCGGTACCGTTGGGCAACTCAAAACCGCTGCGTTTGAACTCATGCGCCTTGCAAAAGAAAACAATATCGCAATCATCATTACCGGTCACATAACAAAAGATGGTACCATGGCTGGACCAAAAGTACTTGAGCACATGGTGGATGCGGTATTTTACTTGCAGGGTGATGACAGATTTGAAACGCGTATTTTGAGAGCCGTAAAAAATCGATTTGGCACCATCAACGAGATTGGCTTTTTCCAAATGAATGCCGACGGCATGTCGCAAGTGTCTGATATCAACGCTCTTGTTATTCAAAATGCATCAATCAGCCCTGGAGCATCACTCATCTGCTCAATGGAAGGCACTCGGCCTGTGCTTGTTGAAGTTCAAGCACTGTGTATTGAATCCAAATTTGGCACACCACAACGAGTTATCAGCGGCCTTGATCATAAACGAGTTGTGCTCGTTGCAGCGATTTTAGAAAAGTATCTCCGCATTAAACTCAGCTCACAAGATATCTTCTTTAAAGTCACTGGCGGCTTTACGGTTAAAGAGACGGGCAGCGATTTGGGAATAGCCCTGGCATTATTGTCATCCTACCTTCAAAAAGCTCTTCCTCCACACACGATGGCCCTTGGAGAAATGAGTCTAACAGGTCACATAAAACCAATTTCATCAAGCGAAAAACAATTACTCGAAGCGCATAAGTTTGGTATCAAAAATTTAATAACTTCACACAAGACCGTAGCCGGAAAAAATAAATTTGAAACAGTCACAGGCCTCCGCAGCGTATACGACCTGGTCGCTATTTTCCCAGAATAA
- the prfA gene encoding peptide chain release factor 1: MIDWGSVRAEYNKILEKLNDGASLPAKDRVDLQKRSSLLNGLLETNDELEQVSREEAYCVQLISQGDELSDLYKEELISLKAKQVALEKKLEDKLYPADEHDDNSVFLEIRAGTGGLEAGLFVADLFRMYTAYANSLGWEVSVVDISSSDIGGCKELIAYIKGKGVYRSLKFESGVHRVQRVPATEGAGRIHTSTVTVAVLPEVDEVEISINQSDLRIDYYRSSGAGGQHVNTTDSAVRITHIPTGVVVTCQDERSQIKNKAKAMKVLQARIYEAEKQKLEAERSSNRKSQIGTGERSEKIRTYNYPQNRITDHRVDVTLKKLDLVMNGDMQDLIDPLIENERIERRNNARIV; encoded by the coding sequence ATGATAGATTGGGGTTCTGTTAGAGCGGAATACAACAAAATTCTTGAAAAATTAAACGATGGAGCTTCTCTTCCCGCAAAAGACAGAGTCGATTTGCAGAAAAGAAGCTCTTTGCTTAATGGCCTTTTGGAAACTAATGATGAACTTGAGCAGGTTTCGCGTGAAGAAGCCTATTGTGTTCAGCTTATTTCGCAGGGTGATGAGCTTTCTGATTTATACAAAGAAGAATTGATTTCTTTAAAGGCTAAGCAGGTCGCATTGGAAAAAAAGCTAGAAGATAAGCTTTATCCGGCCGATGAGCACGATGATAATTCTGTTTTCTTGGAAATTCGTGCAGGAACGGGAGGCTTGGAGGCAGGTCTTTTTGTGGCAGATTTATTCCGAATGTATACTGCTTATGCTAATTCATTGGGCTGGGAAGTTTCTGTAGTTGATATTAGCTCGTCTGATATTGGAGGCTGCAAAGAGCTTATCGCCTATATTAAAGGCAAGGGCGTGTACCGATCTTTAAAGTTTGAGTCTGGAGTGCACCGTGTTCAACGAGTTCCAGCAACCGAAGGGGCTGGTCGAATTCATACATCAACAGTTACTGTTGCGGTTTTGCCAGAGGTTGATGAAGTTGAAATTTCTATAAATCAAAGCGATTTGCGTATCGACTATTACCGTTCTAGTGGTGCGGGCGGTCAGCACGTTAATACCACAGATTCAGCGGTTCGCATAACTCATATCCCAACGGGAGTTGTTGTAACATGTCAGGATGAGCGATCTCAAATTAAAAACAAAGCAAAAGCGATGAAAGTGCTTCAGGCGCGAATTTATGAAGCCGAGAAGCAGAAGCTTGAGGCTGAGCGATCCAGTAATCGTAAGTCACAAATCGGAACAGGTGAGCGTTCCGAGAAAATTAGAACATATAATTATCCTCAAAACCGAATTACAGATCATCGTGTCGATGTGACACTTAAAAAACTTGATTTGGTCATGAATGGTGATATGCAGGATCTGATTGATCCTCTTATCGAAAATGAACGCATTGAGCGACGTAACAACGCCCGGATTGTCTAG
- the rpmE gene encoding 50S ribosomal protein L31, protein MKKSGIHPEVHTVEAHCVCGSKFTTTSTQKNILVEICSKCHPFFTGQQKFVDSAGRIERFAARYANVGKK, encoded by the coding sequence ATGAAAAAAAGCGGAATTCATCCAGAAGTACACACAGTTGAAGCGCATTGTGTTTGTGGAAGCAAGTTCACCACAACATCAACACAAAAGAACATTTTGGTCGAAATTTGTTCCAAGTGCCACCCATTTTTTACCGGACAGCAAAAGTTTGTCGATAGCGCTGGTCGTATCGAAAGATTTGCTGCTCGTTATGCAAATGTTGGCAAAAAATAA
- a CDS encoding peptidyl-prolyl cis-trans isomerase, translating to MKKNLLFILSVFFVSSVSARDLVDCVVARVNDVVICKSDLNEPQLILGGRTRDLERCIMDEILLQKAQQNGVVPSQEDVEKKAIAYRNGHGFGYKSGEEYERFLGRAGLSSKKVVNQIKNSGAAARMEMLLMPKGAVVSRDEIVAFCEKNPEQKEALYLVSFSTGSKDLVDENGHLTKKAATQWSRFDGWLSESELSKSMKFITKMEPGQVSEPVIRGDSFFIYRLEEKQDARLFTIEERYAGIEQRLLEEAKKDKFIDIKKRLRQEACVVYMS from the coding sequence ATGAAAAAAAACCTTTTATTTATTCTTTCAGTTTTTTTTGTTTCGTCGGTATCGGCTCGAGATCTTGTTGACTGTGTTGTTGCACGGGTTAATGATGTGGTGATTTGCAAATCTGATTTGAATGAGCCGCAGTTGATTCTTGGCGGAAGAACAAGGGATCTGGAAAGATGCATCATGGATGAGATTTTGTTGCAAAAAGCTCAGCAGAATGGCGTTGTTCCATCTCAAGAGGATGTTGAAAAAAAGGCTATCGCGTATCGTAATGGTCATGGATTTGGCTATAAAAGCGGCGAAGAATACGAGCGTTTTCTTGGTAGAGCCGGGTTGTCTTCAAAAAAAGTTGTAAATCAGATTAAAAATTCTGGTGCAGCCGCTCGAATGGAGATGCTTTTGATGCCAAAGGGAGCGGTTGTTTCTCGTGATGAAATTGTAGCTTTTTGTGAAAAAAACCCTGAACAAAAAGAGGCTTTATACTTAGTTTCTTTTTCGACAGGCTCTAAGGACTTGGTCGATGAAAATGGTCACTTGACCAAAAAGGCAGCGACTCAATGGTCGCGCTTTGACGGGTGGCTGAGCGAGTCAGAGCTTTCAAAAAGCATGAAGTTTATAACAAAAATGGAGCCAGGCCAGGTTTCAGAGCCTGTTATTCGGGGCGATAGTTTTTTTATATATCGACTTGAAGAAAAGCAAGATGCGCGACTGTTTACGATTGAAGAGCGGTATGCAGGGATTGAGCAACGGCTTTTGGAAGAGGCCAAAAAAGATAAGTTTATTGATATAAAAAAGCGATTAAGGCAAGAGGCCTGCGTTGTTTATATGTCTTAA
- a CDS encoding APC family permease, with product MEQKNQISLVNAILKGMNIMVGAAILAAPQIITTAAGDMGIFAWGVSLVILPIVLSIMRLTQLVENDGGIYAYAQKALGRSVGFLSGSMYYLGYTFAATAVISFLRALLLTAFPETFLIQNIFAFYGIAMALIATLNLVSIRVMNSFETPAILLKFAPLFIVIGAIPFASGSDFVFDLSKLGNLPSALTTAIFGFLGFEYSLALNQYLSNKEVNGPRAVVGTFLSTTVLYVLFHFGLLKLMGSQNLATLGATGFASFLPLSSITIKLWVAMLLGFAIKLSYFSSANGMTFGNITTLYGLAKDKLIRGGEILTITNQNDRPLFAGILQFITIYALGTLVPNILVLANLTNLTVLLVFVLLITSLIAVLNKQVAPSLSDKLIAFFGFISSVGLATYSFLSLGTSWSVRMNSVLPLVGCVLLSFIVYKPEE from the coding sequence ATGGAACAAAAAAATCAAATCTCACTGGTAAATGCTATCTTAAAAGGCATGAACATCATGGTTGGCGCAGCTATTTTAGCAGCCCCTCAAATCATCACCACTGCAGCCGGCGACATGGGAATTTTCGCTTGGGGTGTCTCCCTTGTCATTCTTCCAATTGTTTTAAGTATCATGAGACTTACGCAACTTGTTGAAAACGATGGCGGAATTTACGCATACGCACAAAAAGCCCTCGGTCGTTCAGTCGGTTTTTTGAGTGGTTCTATGTACTACCTTGGTTACACATTTGCCGCTACTGCAGTCATTAGCTTTCTGCGCGCACTTCTCTTGACCGCATTTCCAGAAACCTTTTTGATTCAAAATATTTTTGCATTTTACGGAATTGCGATGGCTTTAATCGCAACATTAAACCTTGTCAGCATTCGCGTAATGAATAGTTTTGAAACACCTGCAATTTTGCTCAAATTCGCGCCACTTTTTATTGTTATTGGCGCAATTCCATTCGCAAGCGGCTCTGATTTTGTATTTGATTTAAGCAAACTAGGAAATCTTCCAAGCGCGCTCACAACTGCAATCTTTGGATTCCTTGGTTTTGAATATTCTCTCGCACTAAATCAATATCTTTCAAACAAAGAAGTAAACGGCCCGCGTGCTGTTGTTGGAACATTTTTATCAACAACAGTTTTATACGTTTTGTTCCACTTTGGATTGTTAAAACTCATGGGAAGTCAAAATCTGGCAACTCTTGGAGCAACTGGATTTGCATCATTCCTTCCACTTTCATCAATCACGATCAAACTGTGGGTTGCTATGCTTCTTGGATTTGCAATTAAATTATCTTACTTTTCATCCGCAAATGGCATGACATTTGGTAACATCACAACCTTATACGGTCTTGCAAAAGATAAATTAATTCGTGGTGGCGAAATTTTAACAATAACCAATCAAAACGATCGACCACTGTTTGCTGGAATTTTACAGTTCATCACAATTTATGCTCTTGGCACACTTGTTCCAAACATTCTTGTTCTTGCAAATTTGACCAATTTAACGGTCTTACTTGTTTTCGTTTTACTCATTACATCATTAATCGCTGTTCTTAATAAACAAGTAGCGCCAAGCCTCTCAGACAAATTAATTGCCTTCTTTGGGTTTATTTCAAGCGTTGGATTAGCTACTTACTCATTCTTATCTCTTGGTACAAGCTGGAGTGTTCGAATGAATAGCGTGCTTCCACTTGTTGGCTGCGTATTACTTTCATTTATTGTTTACAAGCCAGAAGAATAA